The nucleotide sequence AGCATCGAGATGATCATCCTTGGTCGTTGCCTGCAGGGCAGCGGTGCCGTGGCAGGTGCGATCATGGCGCTGCTGGCCGATCAGACGCGAGAGGAGGTGCGCACGATGGCGATGGCCTCCATCGGCATGTCGATCGGCGTCGCCTTCGCGCTGGCGATGGTCGCGGGACCCCTGACCGCGGATGCGTTCGGACTTTCGGGCGTCTTCTGGCTGACGGCCATCATGGCCGTGGCGAGCGTGTTCGTACTCTGGAAACTGGTGCCTGCTGCACCCAGGCGTCAGCATCAAGATGTGGGGCTTGATCGTCGCCAGCTCAAGGGCATTCTTGCGAATTCCGCATTGTTGCGCATGGATGTGTCGATCTTTGCGCTGCACATGATCCTCACGGCCTGTTTCGTGGCCATCCCGCAGCAGCTGGTCAACTTCGGCATCGCGCCCGCCCATCATGGCTGGGTCTATCTGCCCTTGATGGGCCTGGCGTTTGTCGCCATGCTTCCGCTGGTCATCGTGGCCGAGAAGTACCGCCGCATGAAGCCGGTCTTCCTGGGCGCCGTGGCGACCATCGCGACAAGCCTGTTGCTGCTGGGGGTGGATGGCATCGAGCACGCAGGTCTCGTGCCCTTCCTTGGCCTGCTGTGGCTGTTCTTCGTGGCCTTCAATCTGCTGGAAGCCACCTTGCCGTCGATGATCTCCAAGCTGGCGCCGGCCGGTGCCAAGGGCACCGCGATGGGGGTGTATTCGACCAGCCAGTTCCTCGGTGCCTTCGTGGGGGGTGTCGGCGGCGGCTGGCTGACGGGCCATTTCGGGCTGAGTGGCGTCTTCTTCGGCATGGGGTTGCTGGCGCTGCTGTGGCTGGCTGTGGTCTGGAACATGCAGCCGCCGCGACATCTTGGCAGTGAAGTGGTCGGCCTGTCGCCAGAAGCCGCGAGGCTTCCGGCCGTCGAGTTGCAGACGCGCCTGCTGGCCATTGCCGGCGTGGAAGAAGCTCTGGTCGTGCGTGAGGAACAGGTCGCCTATCTGAAGGTCACACGCGATACACTGGATGACAAGGCGCTGGCGACTTTCACTCGTCAGCGTGATGGCGAAACTCCGGCAGGTGCCGAGGCACCTGCCAGCTGAACCCTGACACTGGCAGATCACTGTCAGTGCACTCGATACCTTCGCCGGTGCCTGATGTGCACCGGTCTATTTTCAGGAGTAATCTTCATGGCTCGCGGCGTAAACAAGGTCATTCTGATCGGTAATCTCGGTCAGGATCCGGAAGTCCGTTTCACTCCGTCCGGTAGTGCGGTGTGCAACCTCAACCTCGCCACCACGGATACCTGGAATGACCGTCAGAGCGGTCAGCGTCAGGAACGTACCGAATGGCACCGTGTGGTGATGTTCAACAAGCTGGCG is from Cobetia marina and encodes:
- a CDS encoding MFS transporter yields the protein MKTSRLLAPERRAIVGLASLYATRMLGLFMVLPVLALYTRDLAGATPTLVGVALGGYGLTQALLQIPFGWLSDRLGRKAVIGFGLGLFILGSLVAANADSIEMIILGRCLQGSGAVAGAIMALLADQTREEVRTMAMASIGMSIGVAFALAMVAGPLTADAFGLSGVFWLTAIMAVASVFVLWKLVPAAPRRQHQDVGLDRRQLKGILANSALLRMDVSIFALHMILTACFVAIPQQLVNFGIAPAHHGWVYLPLMGLAFVAMLPLVIVAEKYRRMKPVFLGAVATIATSLLLLGVDGIEHAGLVPFLGLLWLFFVAFNLLEATLPSMISKLAPAGAKGTAMGVYSTSQFLGAFVGGVGGGWLTGHFGLSGVFFGMGLLALLWLAVVWNMQPPRHLGSEVVGLSPEAARLPAVELQTRLLAIAGVEEALVVREEQVAYLKVTRDTLDDKALATFTRQRDGETPAGAEAPAS